A genomic window from Pseudomonas alcaligenes includes:
- a CDS encoding AraC family transcriptional regulator: MPLPRRSAISVQLISQYGLDLGLPLDICLQDTGLDWALLADPGAEITAEQELQLAHNLVRACDDRPGLGLKLGRRYRLNSYGIWGFALLSSPTFRDAASLGLRYLDLTYAFHGMRVEESGDEVNLWLDDAQVPLELRRFLLERDLAGMLQVLRELFGGDPPLLRVELRLPAPSDTEPYREELGLLPLFGQAHNRIAFPRQLLDLPLAGANPQAVRLCEEQCQRLLARRNQRSGLAGRIRGLLLERPGRLPDMQQVASSLHMSSRTLRRRLEAEGCHFRQLLDEVRQALAEELLATGGLTLEEIAERLGYGEVSNFIHAFKRWKGKAPRQFQRESG, encoded by the coding sequence ATGCCACTCCCCCGCCGCAGCGCCATCAGCGTCCAGCTCATCAGCCAGTACGGCCTGGATCTGGGCCTGCCCCTCGACATCTGCCTGCAGGACACCGGCCTGGACTGGGCCCTGCTCGCCGACCCGGGCGCGGAGATCACCGCCGAGCAGGAGCTGCAGCTGGCGCACAACCTGGTTCGGGCCTGCGACGATCGCCCTGGACTGGGCCTGAAACTGGGCCGCCGCTATCGGCTCAACAGCTATGGCATCTGGGGCTTCGCCCTGCTGTCCAGCCCGACCTTCCGGGATGCCGCCAGCCTGGGCCTGCGCTACCTGGACCTGACCTATGCCTTCCACGGCATGCGCGTGGAGGAAAGCGGCGACGAGGTCAACCTGTGGCTGGACGATGCACAGGTTCCGCTGGAGCTGCGGCGCTTCCTGCTGGAGCGCGACCTGGCGGGCATGCTGCAAGTGCTGCGCGAGCTGTTTGGCGGCGACCCGCCCCTGCTGCGGGTTGAACTGCGCCTGCCGGCACCCAGCGACACCGAGCCCTACCGCGAGGAGCTGGGCCTGCTGCCGCTGTTCGGCCAGGCGCACAACCGCATCGCCTTTCCCCGCCAGCTGCTCGACCTGCCACTGGCGGGTGCCAACCCGCAGGCGGTGCGGCTGTGCGAGGAGCAGTGCCAGCGCCTGCTGGCCAGGCGCAACCAGCGCAGCGGGCTGGCCGGGCGTATCCGCGGCCTACTGCTGGAGCGCCCGGGGCGACTGCCGGACATGCAGCAGGTGGCGAGCAGCCTGCACATGAGCTCGCGCACCCTGCGCCGTCGCCTGGAAGCGGAGGGTTGCCACTTCCGCCAGCTGCTCGACGAAGTACGCCAGGCCCTGGCCGAGGAGTTGCTGGCCACCGGCGGCCTGACCCTGGAGGAAATCGCCGAGCGCCTGGGCTATGGCGAAGTGTCCAACTTCATCCACGCCTTCAAGCGCTGGAAAGGCAAGGCGCCCCGCCAGTTCCAGCGCGAATCAGGCTGA
- a CDS encoding methyl-accepting chemotaxis protein — MAAANDRLISHEHLAVDQVSTAATEMSTAVHEVARNAQNAADAARSAEVQSREGAQVVGATIHAIRQLAHEVESASDTIQTLEQETANIGAVLAVIKGIAEQTNLLALNAAIEAARAGEQGRGFAVVADEVRALAARTQDSTKDIQQMIERLQAGVQNAVKAMHSGSEKARDSVERAAGVDGALSATGDSVARINDMAAQIASACEQQSSVTEEIARNISDIRDLSNEAAQTSEQSTQASARLSELSHGLAQLVGRFRV, encoded by the coding sequence ATGGCCGCAGCCAACGACCGCCTGATCAGCCACGAGCACCTCGCCGTGGATCAGGTCAGCACTGCCGCCACCGAGATGAGCACGGCCGTGCATGAGGTGGCGCGCAACGCCCAGAATGCCGCCGATGCCGCCCGCAGCGCCGAAGTGCAGTCGCGCGAAGGCGCCCAGGTGGTGGGCGCCACCATCCACGCCATTCGCCAGCTGGCCCATGAAGTGGAGAGTGCATCGGACACCATCCAGACCCTGGAACAGGAAACGGCCAACATCGGCGCCGTGCTGGCGGTGATCAAGGGCATCGCCGAACAGACCAACCTGCTGGCGCTCAACGCCGCCATTGAGGCGGCGCGCGCCGGCGAGCAGGGCAGGGGCTTCGCCGTGGTGGCCGACGAGGTGCGAGCCCTGGCCGCACGTACCCAGGACTCGACCAAGGACATCCAGCAGATGATCGAGCGCCTGCAGGCTGGTGTGCAGAATGCGGTCAAGGCCATGCATTCCGGCAGCGAGAAGGCTCGCGACAGTGTCGAGCGCGCCGCCGGGGTGGACGGTGCGTTGTCCGCCACCGGTGACTCGGTGGCCCGGATCAACGACATGGCCGCGCAGATTGCCAGCGCCTGCGAGCAGCAGAGCAGCGTGACCGAGGAGATTGCGCGCAACATCAGCGATATCCGCGATCTGTCCAACGAGGCGGCGCAGACCTCGGAGCAGAGCACCCAGGCCAGTGCCCGGCTGTCCGAACTGTCCCACGGGCTGGCGCAGCTGGTCGGCCGCTTCCGCGTCTGA
- a CDS encoding tetratricopeptide repeat protein — translation MNRNLSLLALSLVLAGCQSMPELGTDRSIFNGQNSVLYQVQEQASSPDQAMRMAAIAYQGGALDQALYQYLRAIELDPEQYEAMVWVGRIHRERGNSHLAELAFADVLQSQPGNLSALTEMGLLQLALRRSDSAKEMLGKALEMDQRRLGGSASSEPSGLKVDSKSPLKLYNGLGVLADLDNDFSRAGEFYRLAQQIEPRSPLVANSQGYSYYLAGQWSEAEAQYRRGLGFDGRYEPLWRNYGLLLARMGRYEEALSSFERVESRAAASNDVGYICMIEGKLDEAEQFFRSAIDQSPSHYEMAWENLQRIEQIRRLRQRGIGQDTVDEVEAFAVVPSEALKAAP, via the coding sequence ATGAACAGGAATCTTTCGTTGCTCGCCTTGTCGCTCGTTCTGGCCGGCTGTCAGAGCATGCCCGAGCTCGGCACCGACCGCTCGATCTTCAATGGCCAGAATTCCGTGCTGTATCAGGTACAGGAGCAGGCCAGCTCGCCAGATCAGGCCATGCGCATGGCGGCCATTGCCTATCAGGGGGGAGCCCTGGATCAGGCGCTGTACCAGTACCTGCGCGCCATCGAACTTGATCCCGAGCAGTATGAGGCCATGGTCTGGGTTGGGCGCATCCACCGTGAGCGCGGCAATAGCCATTTGGCCGAACTGGCCTTTGCCGATGTGCTGCAGAGCCAGCCAGGCAATCTTTCGGCTCTCACGGAAATGGGCTTGCTGCAGTTGGCCCTGCGCCGCTCCGACAGCGCCAAGGAGATGCTGGGCAAGGCCTTGGAGATGGACCAGCGTCGCCTGGGCGGCTCAGCCTCGAGTGAGCCGAGCGGCCTCAAGGTCGATAGCAAGTCACCGCTCAAGCTTTACAACGGCCTGGGGGTGCTGGCTGACCTGGATAACGATTTCTCCCGGGCCGGAGAGTTCTATCGTCTGGCCCAGCAGATCGAACCGCGCTCGCCGCTGGTCGCGAACAGCCAGGGCTACTCCTACTACCTGGCCGGACAGTGGAGCGAGGCCGAGGCACAGTACAGAAGAGGTCTTGGTTTCGATGGCCGTTACGAGCCGCTGTGGCGCAACTATGGCCTGCTGTTGGCACGGATGGGACGCTACGAGGAGGCGCTATCCAGCTTCGAACGGGTCGAGAGTCGTGCAGCCGCCAGCAACGATGTGGGCTACATCTGCATGATCGAAGGCAAGCTGGATGAGGCCGAGCAGTTCTTCCGCAGCGCCATCGACCAGTCCCCTTCGCACTACGAGATGGCCTGGGAGAACCTGCAGCGCATCGAGCAGATTCGTCGTCTGCGCCAGCGTGGCATCGGGCAGGACACCGTCGACGAGGTCGAGGCCTTCGCCGTGGTGCCGAGCGAAGCGCTCAAGGCAGCGCCCTGA
- a CDS encoding SDR family oxidoreductase — protein MNNILITGAASGIGAATARLFHARGWSVGLLDIEHRALAELAAELGGAWHAELDVTDAGAVREALQDFCAAHGGRLRLLFNSAGVLRFGHFEEIALEEHARILQINVLGLLQVTHAAFPYLKGSPHAQVINMGSASGLYGTPHMVSYSASKFAVRGLTEALELEWRRHGIHVGDLMPPFVRTPMVTRQGFEPPALRRLGVRLAAEDIARAVWQQAARPRVHRPLHWLFRLMYAAGQVSPPSISRLLMGWLSRD, from the coding sequence ATGAACAACATCCTGATCACTGGCGCCGCTTCCGGCATCGGCGCCGCCACCGCGCGGCTGTTCCATGCGCGAGGCTGGAGCGTCGGCCTGCTCGATATCGAACACCGGGCCCTGGCCGAACTGGCCGCGGAACTGGGCGGGGCCTGGCACGCCGAGCTGGACGTGACCGACGCCGGCGCGGTGCGCGAGGCCTTGCAGGACTTCTGCGCCGCTCACGGTGGCCGCCTGCGCCTGCTGTTCAATTCCGCCGGGGTGCTGCGCTTCGGCCATTTCGAGGAGATCGCCCTCGAGGAGCACGCGCGCATCCTGCAGATCAACGTGCTCGGCCTGCTGCAGGTCACCCATGCGGCCTTTCCCTACCTCAAGGGCAGCCCGCATGCCCAGGTGATCAACATGGGCTCGGCTTCGGGTCTCTATGGCACGCCGCACATGGTCAGCTATTCGGCGTCCAAGTTCGCCGTGCGCGGTCTGACCGAGGCCCTGGAGCTGGAGTGGCGGCGCCACGGCATCCATGTCGGCGACCTGATGCCGCCATTCGTGCGCACACCGATGGTGACGCGGCAGGGCTTCGAGCCACCGGCCCTGCGTCGCCTGGGCGTCCGGCTGGCGGCCGAAGACATCGCCCGGGCGGTGTGGCAGCAGGCCGCTCGGCCCCGGGTGCACCGGCCCCTGCATTGGCTGTTCCGCCTGATGTATGCCGCCGGCCAGGTGTCACCGCCCTCGATCAGCCGTCTGTTGATGGGCTGGCTCAGCCGCGACTGA
- a CDS encoding type II secretion system F family protein produces the protein MDYLLALINRMVGNEEIARLLFVGGISLSVVLLVATLVLLLFGLQDPVQRRLGMIKRGHGHGAAGTYAAPSNLQLLLEQVGQRFASDEARNNSPTRQLLTHAGYRSGSAPQVYWAIRLLLPVLLLIASLLTLPLVPELSLNVGIMLVATAVGVGWLLPAIYVDKRKEGRMRRLRVAFPDALDLMVVCVESGLSLPQAMERVAEEMLVSQPELAEELAMVNAEIRAGIPNTQALKHLAERTGLDDVQGLVSLLAQSIRFGTSVADTLRVYAEEFRDRRTQAAEEQAAKVGTKLIFPLVLCLWPSFFLVAIGPVIVGILRTFGKL, from the coding sequence ATGGATTACCTGCTGGCTCTGATCAACCGCATGGTCGGCAACGAGGAAATTGCCCGGCTGCTGTTCGTCGGGGGCATTTCTCTCAGCGTAGTCCTGCTGGTGGCGACTCTGGTGTTGCTCCTGTTTGGCCTGCAGGACCCGGTACAGCGGCGCTTGGGCATGATCAAGCGCGGGCACGGGCATGGCGCAGCCGGCACCTATGCCGCGCCGAGCAACCTGCAACTCCTGCTGGAGCAGGTCGGGCAGCGCTTTGCCAGCGACGAGGCCCGCAACAACTCGCCGACCCGCCAGCTGCTCACCCATGCCGGCTATCGCTCCGGTTCGGCGCCCCAGGTCTACTGGGCTATTCGTCTGCTGTTGCCGGTGCTGCTGCTGATCGCCTCGCTGCTGACCCTGCCTCTGGTACCCGAGCTCTCCCTGAATGTCGGCATCATGCTGGTTGCCACGGCTGTTGGCGTCGGCTGGCTGCTGCCGGCCATCTACGTCGACAAGCGCAAGGAAGGGCGCATGCGGCGCCTGCGGGTCGCATTTCCCGATGCGCTGGACCTGATGGTGGTCTGCGTCGAGTCGGGCTTGTCCCTGCCCCAGGCGATGGAGCGGGTGGCCGAGGAGATGCTGGTCAGCCAACCCGAACTGGCCGAGGAGCTGGCCATGGTGAATGCCGAAATTCGTGCCGGGATACCCAACACCCAGGCACTCAAGCATCTGGCCGAGCGTACCGGTCTGGATGATGTACAGGGGCTGGTCAGCCTGCTGGCCCAGAGCATCCGCTTTGGCACCAGCGTTGCCGACACCCTGCGGGTTTATGCGGAGGAATTCCGCGACCGTCGTACCCAGGCGGCGGAGGAACAGGCTGCCAAGGTCGGGACCAAGCTGATCTTTCCTCTGGTGCTCTGCCTCTGGCCCAGTTTCTTCCTCGTTGCAATCGGCCCCGTGATCGTCGGGATCCTCAGGACTTTCGGGAAGCTATGA
- a CDS encoding ribonuclease E inhibitor RraB yields MSTTFQDDVSSSVLRRMKEGGFDFARVHPIEFYAIFPDEDRARQAARQFRGESLNAQVCVREDGAWHLQVSKVMYATHAGIGDFEQDLEALVVPLGGVLDGWGVTQEVRLDVQAVSRV; encoded by the coding sequence ATGAGCACAACCTTCCAAGATGATGTCAGCAGTAGTGTTCTGCGCCGCATGAAAGAGGGTGGTTTCGATTTTGCCCGGGTTCATCCCATCGAGTTCTACGCCATTTTCCCGGATGAGGACCGGGCCAGACAGGCGGCAAGGCAGTTTCGCGGTGAATCCCTCAATGCACAGGTCTGCGTGCGTGAGGATGGCGCCTGGCACCTGCAGGTCAGCAAGGTGATGTATGCCACCCATGCCGGCATCGGCGACTTCGAGCAGGATCTGGAGGCCCTGGTGGTGCCCCTGGGCGGTGTGCTGGATGGCTGGGGGGTGACTCAGGAAGTGCGTCTCGACGTTCAGGCCGTCAGCAGGGTCTGA
- a CDS encoding alpha/beta hydrolase, which produces MTRSVELASPPGLGQRLLSGVLRGSTRLVFRTGLHPRLAPSLQRRVLRLATLLAPPARGVRIESARLAGVPCEWLTAARDNGWVLLYLHGGAFMVGSPQTHRAITSALARLGELRVCALDYRLAPEHPWPAASDDALAAYRALLAQGQPAERIVIAGDSAGGNLTLNCALRLRQLGLPQPAALVCLSPLSDLGGGTWHEPPAGDPLITAAWLRQGIDAYCPPGVDRRDPLLSPLFADLHGLPPLLVQVGEDEHLLQHSLRLRECAGLDLQLEVYPGQWHVFQINCGLLDVATLALRRVAEFLGERGCR; this is translated from the coding sequence ATGACCAGGTCCGTTGAGCTGGCAAGCCCGCCAGGCCTGGGGCAGCGCCTGCTCAGCGGGGTGCTGCGCGGCAGCACGCGGCTGGTGTTTCGCACGGGCCTGCATCCACGCCTGGCACCGTCGCTGCAGCGGCGCGTGCTGCGCCTGGCCACGCTGCTGGCGCCACCAGCCCGCGGCGTGCGCATCGAATCGGCCCGGCTCGCCGGCGTGCCCTGCGAGTGGCTCACGGCCGCGCGCGACAACGGCTGGGTGCTGCTCTACCTGCACGGTGGCGCTTTCATGGTCGGCTCGCCGCAGACCCACCGGGCGATCACCAGCGCGCTGGCCCGCCTGGGCGAGCTGCGGGTCTGCGCCCTGGATTACCGGCTGGCGCCGGAGCATCCCTGGCCGGCCGCCTCCGACGATGCGCTGGCGGCCTACCGGGCGCTGCTGGCGCAGGGGCAGCCGGCAGAGCGCATCGTCATCGCCGGCGATTCGGCCGGCGGCAACCTGACCCTCAACTGCGCCCTGCGCCTGCGCCAACTGGGCCTGCCGCAGCCGGCGGCGCTGGTGTGCCTGTCGCCGCTCAGCGACCTCGGCGGCGGAACCTGGCACGAGCCGCCGGCCGGCGATCCGCTGATCACCGCGGCCTGGCTGCGCCAGGGGATAGACGCCTATTGTCCGCCCGGGGTGGACCGGCGCGACCCGCTGCTGTCGCCGCTGTTCGCCGACCTGCATGGCCTGCCACCACTGCTGGTGCAGGTCGGCGAGGATGAGCACCTGTTGCAGCACAGCCTGCGGTTGCGCGAGTGCGCCGGTCTGGACCTGCAGCTGGAGGTCTATCCCGGGCAGTGGCATGTGTTCCAGATCAACTGCGGCCTGCTCGACGTCGCCACGCTGGCGCTGCGGCGGGTCGCCGAATTTCTCGGGGAGAGGGGCTGCCGATGA
- a CDS encoding LTA synthase family protein yields the protein MHSVDQPATPQLPLSSVRHHLIFTLGSMLLLMLLFSLLRLALLWYNAEQIGEATTADLLEAFGNGLRFDIRVVVIACAPLLLALLSPRAMAARRAQVLWLSLVASLALLLGVAELDFYREFHQRLNGLVFQYLEEDLGTVSSMLWHGFPVVRYLLAWVLGSLALGLLFHWLAQVSRPSRPIAPLSWPWRTGVFVLCLVLAVIAGRGTLKQGPPLRWGDAFTTDSMFANHLGLNGVLTLADAAENSFSSHRDNAWKATLPEAEALQVVREMLVGPHERLVDAESAAVRRDFSPPAAGTLPIKHVVVILMESFAGRWVGALGSDAGITPNFDRLSREGLLFTRFFSNGTHTHQGMFATMACFPNLPGFEYLMRTPEGSHRFSGLPQQLSARGYDDLYVYNGNFQWDNQSGFFGNQGMRNFIGREDFVDPVFIDPTWGVSDQDMFDRAAEELAKLDPAKPFYALLQTLSNHTPYALPEQLPVAPVTEHGSHNQHLTAMRYSDWALGRFFEQARKSPYYRDTLFVIVGDHGFGSPEQLTELDLFRFNVPLLLIAPGIQERFGERRDTVGTQVDVVPTIMGRLGGTTRQQCWGRDLLNLPEGDQGIGVIKPSGSDQTVAIVNGDSILVQPKGLPARLYRYQLGARRTELVQGDPRQETLQRRLEAFLQVATGSLLANTAGVTDGVDVAARRSD from the coding sequence ATGCATTCAGTGGATCAACCGGCGACCCCGCAGCTTCCGCTCAGCAGTGTCCGTCACCATCTGATTTTCACCCTTGGCAGCATGCTGCTGCTGATGCTGCTGTTTTCGCTGCTGCGCCTGGCCCTGCTCTGGTATAACGCCGAGCAGATCGGCGAGGCCACGACCGCCGACCTGCTGGAAGCCTTCGGCAACGGCCTGCGCTTCGACATCCGCGTCGTGGTGATCGCCTGTGCCCCCCTCTTGCTGGCCTTGCTCAGCCCCCGAGCCATGGCCGCACGCCGGGCCCAGGTGCTCTGGCTGAGTCTGGTGGCCAGCCTGGCGCTGTTGCTCGGGGTGGCCGAGCTGGACTTCTACCGGGAGTTCCACCAGCGCCTGAACGGCCTGGTGTTCCAGTACCTGGAAGAAGACCTGGGCACCGTGTCGAGCATGCTCTGGCATGGTTTCCCGGTGGTGCGCTACCTGCTGGCCTGGGTACTCGGCAGCCTGGCCTTGGGCCTGCTGTTCCACTGGCTGGCGCAGGTGAGCCGGCCGAGTCGGCCCATTGCGCCGCTGTCCTGGCCCTGGCGCACGGGCGTTTTCGTCCTCTGCCTGGTGCTGGCGGTGATCGCCGGTCGCGGCACCCTCAAGCAGGGGCCGCCACTGCGCTGGGGCGACGCCTTCACCACCGACTCCATGTTTGCCAACCACCTGGGCCTCAATGGCGTGCTGACCCTGGCCGACGCTGCAGAGAACAGCTTCTCCAGCCATCGCGACAATGCCTGGAAGGCCACGCTACCCGAGGCCGAGGCGTTGCAGGTGGTGCGCGAGATGCTGGTCGGCCCGCATGAGCGCCTGGTGGATGCCGAGAGCGCGGCGGTGCGTCGCGACTTCAGTCCGCCGGCTGCCGGAACCCTGCCGATCAAGCATGTGGTGGTGATCCTGATGGAGAGCTTCGCCGGTCGCTGGGTCGGAGCGCTGGGCAGCGATGCGGGCATCACGCCCAACTTCGACCGCCTGAGCCGGGAAGGACTGCTGTTCACCCGTTTCTTCTCCAACGGCACCCATACCCACCAGGGCATGTTCGCCACCATGGCCTGCTTCCCCAATCTGCCGGGTTTCGAGTACCTGATGCGCACTCCCGAGGGGAGCCACCGTTTCTCCGGCCTGCCGCAGCAGCTCAGCGCCCGGGGCTATGACGACCTGTACGTCTACAACGGCAATTTCCAGTGGGACAACCAGTCCGGTTTCTTCGGTAACCAGGGCATGCGCAACTTCATCGGCCGCGAGGATTTCGTCGATCCGGTGTTCATCGACCCGACTTGGGGCGTATCCGACCAGGATATGTTCGATCGGGCTGCCGAGGAGCTGGCCAAGCTCGACCCGGCAAAGCCGTTCTATGCGCTGCTGCAGACCCTTTCCAACCACACGCCCTACGCCCTGCCCGAGCAGTTGCCGGTAGCGCCGGTGACCGAGCATGGCTCGCACAACCAGCACCTCACCGCCATGCGCTATTCCGACTGGGCGCTGGGCCGCTTCTTCGAACAGGCGCGGAAGTCGCCCTATTACCGCGACACCCTGTTCGTCATCGTCGGCGACCACGGTTTCGGCAGCCCGGAGCAACTCACCGAGCTGGACCTGTTCCGCTTCAACGTGCCCCTGCTGTTGATCGCCCCCGGCATCCAGGAGCGCTTCGGCGAGCGTCGCGACACCGTCGGTACCCAGGTCGACGTGGTGCCGACCATCATGGGCCGCCTCGGCGGCACGACCCGCCAGCAGTGCTGGGGGCGCGACCTGCTCAACCTGCCGGAGGGGGATCAGGGCATCGGCGTGATCAAGCCGTCCGGTAGTGACCAGACGGTGGCGATCGTCAACGGCGACAGCATTTTGGTGCAACCCAAGGGCCTGCCGGCCAGGCTCTACCGTTACCAGCTCGGCGCGCGCAGGACCGAACTTGTGCAGGGCGATCCGCGCCAGGAGACGCTGCAGCGGCGTCTCGAGGCTTTCCTGCAGGTCGCGACCGGCAGCCTGCTGGCCAACACCGCCGGTGTCACTGACGGCGTCGATGTGGCGGCCCGTCGCAGCGACTGA
- a CDS encoding flavin-containing monooxygenase codes for MDNETPEQAFTRVLIIGSGFAGLGLAMRLRQQGQDDFLILEKAAAPGGTWRDNNYPGAACDVPSHLYSFSFEPKTDWTRRYAPQAEIHAYVRQCIERHGLASRIRCNSEVAEAEFDERAALWRVTTTDGVTFRARALVSACGQLNRPFYPRIAGLERFAGASFHSARWRHDIDLAGKRVAVIGTGASAIQFVPQIVPKVARLHLFQRTPAYVLPKPDRVYSRLELALMQRWPWTQKLDRGLQYLHHEVRGVAFFLLPWLMKPYRRQFLRHLAREVADPVLRARLTPDYPLGCKRILISNDYYPALVQPQVEVVGEAIREVTEHGIVTADGQERAVDVLIYGTGFAASDFLAPMRIRGLGGRELGQAWKDGAEAYKGISVSGFPNLFILYGPNTNLGHNSIIYMLESQYPHVLQCLARLEQGLRYLDVRQPAQEAWNRQVQHDIENSVWEQGCTSWYKNAAGKHTNNWSGFTFSYRRHTRRPQWSDYDQVR; via the coding sequence ATGGATAACGAGACTCCCGAGCAGGCGTTCACCCGCGTGCTGATCATCGGTTCCGGCTTCGCCGGCCTCGGCCTGGCCATGCGCCTGCGCCAGCAGGGGCAGGACGACTTCCTGATTCTGGAAAAAGCCGCTGCCCCGGGCGGCACCTGGCGCGACAACAACTATCCCGGCGCGGCCTGCGACGTGCCCTCGCACCTGTATTCCTTTTCCTTCGAACCGAAGACCGACTGGACCCGGCGTTATGCGCCGCAGGCGGAGATCCATGCCTATGTGCGCCAGTGCATCGAGCGCCACGGCCTGGCGTCGCGCATCCGCTGCAACAGCGAGGTGGCCGAGGCCGAGTTCGACGAGCGCGCCGCCCTGTGGCGGGTCACCACCACCGATGGCGTGACTTTCCGCGCGCGGGCCCTGGTCAGCGCCTGCGGTCAGCTCAACCGGCCGTTCTACCCGCGCATTGCCGGGCTGGAGCGTTTTGCCGGGGCGAGTTTCCACTCGGCCCGCTGGCGCCATGACATCGACCTTGCCGGCAAGCGCGTGGCGGTGATCGGCACCGGCGCCAGCGCCATCCAGTTCGTGCCGCAGATAGTGCCCAAGGTGGCGCGCCTGCACCTGTTCCAGCGCACTCCGGCCTACGTGCTACCCAAGCCGGATCGCGTCTATAGCCGTCTGGAACTGGCCCTGATGCAGCGCTGGCCCTGGACGCAGAAGCTCGACCGCGGCCTGCAGTACCTCCATCACGAAGTGCGTGGCGTGGCCTTCTTCCTGCTGCCCTGGCTGATGAAGCCCTATCGCCGGCAGTTCCTCCGCCACCTCGCCCGCGAGGTGGCCGACCCGGTGCTGCGCGCCAGGCTGACGCCGGACTATCCGCTAGGCTGCAAGCGCATCCTGATCAGCAACGACTACTACCCGGCGCTGGTGCAGCCGCAGGTGGAGGTGGTGGGCGAGGCGATCCGCGAAGTGACCGAGCACGGCATAGTCACGGCCGATGGTCAGGAGCGCGCCGTGGATGTGCTGATCTACGGCACCGGCTTCGCCGCCAGCGACTTCCTCGCCCCCATGCGCATCCGCGGCCTCGGCGGCCGCGAGCTGGGCCAGGCCTGGAAGGATGGCGCCGAGGCTTACAAGGGCATCAGCGTCAGCGGCTTCCCCAATCTGTTCATCCTCTACGGGCCGAACACCAACCTGGGGCACAACTCGATCATCTACATGCTCGAAAGCCAGTATCCCCATGTGTTGCAGTGCCTGGCCAGGCTGGAGCAGGGCTTGCGCTACCTGGACGTGCGCCAGCCGGCGCAGGAGGCCTGGAACCGCCAGGTGCAGCACGACATCGAGAACTCGGTCTGGGAGCAGGGGTGTACCAGCTGGTACAAGAACGCCGCCGGCAAGCACACTAACAACTGGTCGGGCTTCACTTTCAGCTACCGCCGCCACACCCGGCGGCCACAGTGGAGCGACTATGACCAGGTCCGTTGA
- a CDS encoding type II secretion system F family protein: MNQIPSEMILAFLGMVFAAVFLLSQGLVVPVFGEAGKMRKRIRSRLHLLETANHLPNMQTVLRQKYLKRLSPLEAALEQLPWCERLAQMIEQSGHDYRAYRVMLLALALVVLVGVAAWLLLKLWWAALVLALLAGCVPFIKIGSDRAKRFADFEAGLPDALDAMCRALRAGHPFNETLRLVAEEHKGPVAHEFGLTFADINYGNDVRRAMLGLLERMPSMTVMMLVTTILIHRESGGNLTEVLERISGLIRARFRFQRKVKTLSAEGRMSAWVLVAIPFVLAAGIAATTPEYMPLLVKDEFGQKLVMAAFGAMLLGIFWIRRIIRLDV; encoded by the coding sequence ATGAACCAGATTCCCAGCGAGATGATCCTGGCCTTCCTCGGCATGGTCTTCGCGGCCGTGTTCCTGCTCAGCCAGGGGCTGGTGGTGCCGGTGTTCGGCGAGGCGGGCAAGATGCGCAAGCGCATCCGCTCGCGCCTGCACCTGCTGGAGACGGCCAACCATCTGCCGAACATGCAGACGGTGCTGCGGCAGAAGTACCTAAAACGCCTCTCCCCGCTGGAGGCCGCGCTGGAACAGCTGCCCTGGTGCGAGCGTCTGGCGCAGATGATCGAGCAGTCCGGGCACGACTATCGCGCCTACCGGGTGATGCTGCTGGCGCTGGCGCTGGTCGTGCTGGTCGGTGTCGCCGCCTGGCTGCTGCTCAAGTTGTGGTGGGCGGCCCTGGTCTTGGCCCTGCTGGCTGGCTGCGTGCCCTTCATCAAGATCGGCAGCGACCGCGCCAAGCGCTTTGCCGATTTCGAGGCGGGGCTGCCCGATGCCCTCGACGCGATGTGCCGGGCCCTGCGCGCCGGCCACCCGTTCAACGAGACCCTGCGCCTGGTGGCCGAGGAGCACAAGGGGCCGGTGGCTCACGAATTCGGCCTGACTTTCGCCGACATCAACTACGGTAATGATGTGCGCCGCGCCATGCTCGGGCTGCTGGAACGCATGCCGAGCATGACGGTGATGATGCTGGTGACCACCATCCTCATCCACCGCGAGAGCGGCGGCAACCTCACCGAAGTGCTGGAGCGCATCAGCGGCCTCATTCGCGCGCGGTTCCGCTTCCAGCGCAAGGTCAAGACCCTGTCGGCGGAGGGGCGCATGTCGGCCTGGGTGCTGGTGGCGATTCCCTTCGTGCTGGCCGCCGGGATTGCCGCGACCACCCCGGAGTACATGCCGCTGCTGGTCAAGGATGAATTCGGCCAGAAGCTGGTGATGGCGGCCTTTGGTGCCATGTTGCTGGGCATCTTCTGGATTCGCCGGATCATCCGGCTCGATGTGTAG
- a CDS encoding HU family DNA-binding protein, whose product MAITKDQLISDLAEATDLQKTDVRALLDQLGEIVADALENDGEITLPGIGKLKVNERPARTGRNPATGKAIQIAAKKAVKLVAAKALTDSLNASN is encoded by the coding sequence ATGGCCATCACCAAAGACCAGCTGATTTCCGACCTCGCCGAAGCCACCGACCTGCAGAAGACCGATGTGCGCGCCCTCCTCGACCAGCTCGGTGAAATAGTCGCGGACGCCCTGGAGAACGATGGGGAAATCACCCTGCCGGGTATCGGCAAGCTCAAGGTCAACGAGCGTCCGGCCCGCACCGGGCGCAACCCGGCCACTGGCAAGGCGATCCAGATCGCTGCCAAGAAGGCGGTCAAGCTGGTGGCAGCCAAGGCGCTGACCGACAGCCTCAACGCCAGCAACTGA